A single genomic interval of Alteromonas sp. BL110 harbors:
- a CDS encoding DUF3379 family protein translates to MDELEFRRRIYADPETTDSDVVEAAKADESKRNFWNEQKQLDKQLKQALKVDVPEDLASKLIWQQSTDEFNRYKRRSRWYLAMAASVAFTIGIGLTMWYHQPLSIGGQALAHMQYAEMETAHSLLPADLNMVNAKLASFGGSFSEMLDGVEVVNYCHLSTVRSLHLILDTPQGKMSVFVVPERGDVTVPSEFSDDQYHGESIKMRHANVMIVGDKDADLSEMKKAVSERIQFSA, encoded by the coding sequence ATGGATGAGTTAGAATTTAGGCGTCGAATCTACGCCGATCCAGAAACGACTGACAGTGATGTTGTAGAAGCAGCGAAAGCGGATGAAAGCAAACGCAATTTCTGGAATGAACAAAAGCAGTTAGATAAGCAATTAAAGCAAGCTTTAAAAGTCGATGTTCCAGAAGACCTTGCTAGCAAGCTCATTTGGCAACAGTCGACTGACGAGTTTAATCGCTATAAACGCAGAAGTCGTTGGTATTTGGCGATGGCCGCATCCGTTGCTTTCACTATAGGTATCGGACTTACCATGTGGTACCACCAACCGCTTAGTATTGGTGGCCAAGCGCTAGCGCATATGCAGTACGCCGAAATGGAAACTGCGCATTCGCTACTTCCAGCTGATTTGAATATGGTAAATGCAAAATTGGCAAGCTTTGGCGGTAGCTTTAGTGAGATGCTTGATGGTGTTGAAGTGGTGAACTATTGTCACTTAAGTACAGTGAGAAGCCTGCACCTTATCCTTGATACCCCACAAGGGAAAATGTCGGTATTTGTTGTGCCTGAGCGCGGTGATGTCACTGTACCTAGTGAATTCTCTGATGACCAGTACCACGGTGAAAGCATCAAAATGAGACACGCCAATGTCATGATAGTGGGCGATAAAGATGCTGACCTGAGTGAAATGAAAAAAGCCGTATCTGAGAGGATTCAATTTTCGGCTTAG
- a CDS encoding sigma-70 family RNA polymerase sigma factor, with product MFGRNKSDSGQVLSGMKAKHQRYEALVKAFHADIYRYAFWLIKDQSIAEDVVQETFLRAWRSLDALNDEKAAKSWLITILRRENARRFERKQFDTVDIDDCHIQDDTQHADGDLKDRELQRLLGGLSVEYREPLILQLIFGFSGEEIANQLGLNKNTVMTRLFRARNQLKEALEKQNEQRGRING from the coding sequence ATGTTTGGGCGAAATAAATCCGACAGTGGTCAGGTCTTATCGGGTATGAAAGCAAAACACCAAAGATATGAAGCACTGGTAAAGGCATTTCACGCCGACATTTACCGCTATGCATTCTGGCTTATAAAAGACCAGAGCATTGCTGAAGATGTTGTACAGGAAACGTTTCTACGTGCGTGGCGTTCGTTAGACGCCCTAAATGATGAAAAGGCGGCAAAGTCATGGTTAATCACCATTCTTCGTCGTGAGAATGCCCGCAGATTTGAGCGCAAGCAATTCGACACGGTAGATATTGACGATTGTCATATACAAGATGACACCCAACATGCAGACGGCGACCTGAAAGACAGAGAGCTTCAGCGACTGTTAGGTGGGCTAAGTGTGGAATACCGCGAACCCTTAATCCTTCAATTGATTTTCGGGTTCAGTGGTGAAGAGATTGCCAATCAATTAGGGCTTAATAAAAATACAGTAATGACGCGTTTATTTAGAGCGAGAAACCAGCTGAAAGAGGCATTAGAGAAACAAAATGAACAGAGAGGTCGTATAAATGGATGA
- a CDS encoding GGDEF domain-containing protein, translating to MAAWCRFTRVKFCLLFIIFFSHSLQAQLDNNSEKLRLKKLDAYSRLAAITIYNWNNQSDIDNDQIKAKIKDLKIQTDDSSEGVIFRHLFATGTANETEGPRVPIYVKTPLLESHWNELKSLNTDLYAAARAYYIYARAVNDFDSSSLRINVTVPALKRLKREVLETGSKTATAIASVWLSMELTLANPIQAINELEYALPHLPARSSTLTMENALDSDTAHEWLRIAFTELSVPSRAFTHSMKIIEQSKLNDVFITWAYFTSVDSLLLQSKYKDALLISDKALEFVKTRNTELEMFLTLYQRLRVLMMGFRRTHDNEIQSVVNKIDTLNIDKTKINPEELVYLYQSYKAIVKNNERQLSLSVNKFEDVVLKKLTATEFKKQYLLRKERELVRIYDTAGNYEKAYEHLKAYNQLLFEKNTEQFQFSSSDFSNSIEKDIELVHYRQKEINALRDEKEGLSTDKEAMKTTIFALIVTILLILALWLWISKRQSDLLAERDSLTGALTRRAMLNSLKKSLKGNNTSCIALLDVDNFKKINDRYGHTVGDEVLTTLTRIINNRIRKSDKLCRYGGEEFLIYFSDSDEQSAKRILDELNVALSHQKNWTHTNKKFSVSFSSGLLNVGGETNLDTIIKACDELLYKAKRSGRARVESFAY from the coding sequence ATGGCCGCTTGGTGTCGTTTTACAAGGGTGAAGTTTTGTCTACTTTTCATCATTTTTTTCAGTCACTCGCTTCAAGCACAGTTAGACAACAATTCTGAGAAGTTGAGGCTTAAAAAGTTAGATGCTTATAGTCGATTAGCAGCAATAACTATCTATAACTGGAATAATCAATCTGATATTGATAATGACCAGATAAAAGCTAAAATCAAAGATTTAAAAATTCAAACTGATGATAGTAGTGAAGGCGTAATCTTTAGACATTTATTTGCTACGGGGACAGCTAACGAAACGGAAGGCCCTCGAGTTCCAATATACGTTAAGACACCGTTACTAGAGAGCCACTGGAACGAGCTAAAATCGCTAAATACAGATTTGTACGCTGCCGCAAGGGCGTATTATATCTATGCCCGAGCAGTTAACGACTTTGACAGCTCCTCATTACGAATCAATGTTACAGTGCCTGCTCTTAAACGCTTAAAGCGTGAAGTTCTGGAAACGGGTAGCAAAACAGCAACCGCCATAGCTAGTGTGTGGCTGTCAATGGAACTCACCCTAGCTAACCCTATTCAAGCAATTAATGAACTAGAGTATGCTCTCCCCCACTTACCTGCCCGCTCTTCTACGCTTACTATGGAAAATGCATTAGACAGCGATACTGCCCATGAATGGCTTCGAATCGCTTTTACTGAGCTATCGGTACCAAGTCGAGCCTTCACTCATTCGATGAAGATAATCGAGCAAAGCAAGTTGAATGATGTATTCATTACATGGGCGTACTTTACTTCGGTTGACTCTCTTCTTCTTCAAAGTAAATACAAAGATGCGCTTCTTATCTCTGATAAGGCCCTAGAGTTCGTAAAAACTAGAAATACCGAACTTGAAATGTTTCTAACCCTCTATCAACGACTACGAGTACTCATGATGGGTTTTCGGCGAACTCATGATAACGAAATACAGTCCGTCGTAAACAAGATAGATACATTAAATATAGATAAAACTAAAATTAATCCAGAAGAGCTTGTTTATCTTTACCAGTCTTATAAAGCCATTGTTAAAAATAATGAAAGACAGCTCTCTTTGTCAGTTAATAAATTCGAAGATGTGGTTTTAAAGAAGCTAACTGCGACTGAGTTTAAGAAACAATATCTGCTACGAAAAGAACGCGAACTTGTAAGAATTTACGATACTGCAGGCAATTACGAAAAAGCCTATGAGCATTTAAAAGCGTACAACCAACTTCTCTTCGAGAAGAACACAGAGCAATTTCAGTTTTCTTCGTCTGACTTCTCCAACAGCATTGAGAAGGATATTGAGCTTGTCCATTATAGACAAAAAGAAATCAACGCACTGCGAGACGAAAAAGAAGGGCTATCCACCGATAAAGAGGCAATGAAAACCACTATTTTTGCGCTCATTGTCACTATTCTTCTTATACTTGCTTTGTGGCTTTGGATTTCTAAACGACAAAGCGACTTACTAGCGGAACGAGACTCTCTTACTGGCGCCCTCACCCGTCGCGCAATGTTGAACAGCCTTAAGAAGTCGCTTAAGGGCAACAATACATCGTGCATAGCCCTGCTTGATGTTGATAATTTTAAAAAGATTAACGATAGATATGGCCACACCGTAGGCGACGAAGTGCTAACTACACTCACTCGAATCATCAATAATAGGATTAGAAAATCAGATAAGCTTTGCCGATATGGTGGTGAAGAATTTTTGATCTACTTCTCTGACTCAGATGAACAATCGGCCAAGCGTATACTCGATGAGTTAAATGTTGCGCTTTCTCACCAAAAAAACTGGACGCATACCAATAAAAAGTTTTCAGTTAGCTTTTCTTCCGGGCTGCTAAATGTCGGCGGAGAAACAAATTTGGATACTATTATTAAAGCCTGTGACGAACTCCTTTACAAAGCAAAAAGGTCTGGGCGCGCGCGAGTAGAATCTTTCGCTTATTAA